In the genome of Oncorhynchus masou masou isolate Uvic2021 chromosome 26, UVic_Omas_1.1, whole genome shotgun sequence, one region contains:
- the LOC135515029 gene encoding protein mono-ADP-ribosyltransferase PARP12-like isoform X2: MAFHIHIREDVDKREIEITGNTSDAMGYAETLLQTYQFHKIMKEKKEICLGFLFGRCFEGDVCMGVHSTMPYQWEVENGLGWSCIPENEGIERDYCDPAKTESKVRRLATVSSLDQPEAVLATKWAWYWEGEEECWNAFWSSTMEDLERVYSDPSLGSVFEFTAGRHTYEVNLEDMIQSNRSSHTQRLIRRRPIFNSAIDVQRAICMSNTNTSIVPPYWDQSRLPGNGFEMVLLPSSTAEHKDIKARFEKTAVGFHILTIERVQNLYQWNFYELQRDQMKSSGTRIMEKQLFHGTVSEHVDRICKDNFDWRVCGNNDIPYGKGNYFARDASYYTSQSGVRSMFVCRVLVGDYTVGNSSCLTPPLKETGGSIAYDSCVDNIQEPHVFVVFKKSQIYPEYLIKF; this comes from the exons ATGGCTTTCCATATTCATATTCGTGAGGATGTGGACAAAAGAGAGATTGAGATCACTGGGAATACCAGTGATGCCATGGGATATGCTGAGACTTTGCTACAGACCTACCAATTTCATAAAATCATGAAAG AAAAaaaagaaatttgtcttggctTCCTTTTTGGACGTTGCTTTGAAGGAG ATGTGTGTATGGGTGTCCATTCTACTATGCCATATCAATGGGAGGTGGAGAATGGACTTGGTTGGTCATGTATCCCAGAGAATGAGGGCATTGAGAGAGACTACTGTGACCCAGCAAAGACCGAGAG CAAAGTTCGGCGACTTGCTACGGTTTCCTCCCTGGACCAACCAGAAGCTGTCCTTGCTACCAAGTGGGCTTGgtactgggaaggagaggaggaatgctGGAATGCATTTTGGTCATCA ACTATGGAGGACCTAGAGAGGGTGTACAGTGATCCCTCTCTTGGCTCAGTGTTTGAGTTCACTGCTGGACGACACACCTATGAAGTCAATTTGGAAG ACATGATCCAGAGTAACAGGAGCTCACACACCCAAAGACTGATAAGAAGACGTCCGATCTTCAACTCTGCCATAGATGTTCAGAGAGCAATTTG CATGTCTAATACCAACACTTCGATTGTGCCACCTTACTGGGACCAGTCTCGATTGCCTGGGAACGGCTTTGAG ATGGTTTTGTTGCCAAGCTCAACAGCTGAACACAAAGACATTAAGGCCCGTTTTGAGAAAACCGCTGTGGGGTTTCACATACTCACCATTGAGAGAGTACAAAACCTTTACCAATGGAACTTCTATGAGCT GCAAAGAGATCAGATGAAATCCTCAGGGACACGTATCATGGAGAAACAGCTTTTCCATGGAACGGTCTCTGAACATGTTGACAGAATTTGCAAAGACAACTTTGACTGGAGAGTATGTGGAAACAATGACATTCCCTATGGAAAAG GAAATTACTTTGCCAGGGATGCTAGTTACTATACCAGCCAGTCCGGAGTGAGGTCCATGTTTGTTTGTCGTGTGCTGGTTGGAGACTACACTGTGGGAAACTCCAGCTGTCTGACACCACCTCTTAAAGAAACAGGAGGATCCATCGCCTATGACAGCTGTGTGGACAACATCCAAGAGCCGCATGTGTTCGTAGTTTTTAAAAAGTCTCAGATTTACCCTGAATACCTTATAAAGTTTTAA
- the LOC135515029 gene encoding protein mono-ADP-ribosyltransferase PARP12-like isoform X1, with protein MAFHIHIREDVDKREIEITGNTSDAMGYAETLLQTYQFHKIMKEKKEICLGFLFGRCFEGDVCMGVHSTMPYQWEVENGLGWSCIPENEGIERDYCDPAKTESHGTPPVNFILMIRGHSKVRRLATVSSLDQPEAVLATKWAWYWEGEEECWNAFWSSTMEDLERVYSDPSLGSVFEFTAGRHTYEVNLEDMIQSNRSSHTQRLIRRRPIFNSAIDVQRAICMSNTNTSIVPPYWDQSRLPGNGFEMVLLPSSTAEHKDIKARFEKTAVGFHILTIERVQNLYQWNFYELQRDQMKSSGTRIMEKQLFHGTVSEHVDRICKDNFDWRVCGNNDIPYGKGNYFARDASYYTSQSGVRSMFVCRVLVGDYTVGNSSCLTPPLKETGGSIAYDSCVDNIQEPHVFVVFKKSQIYPEYLIKF; from the exons ATGGCTTTCCATATTCATATTCGTGAGGATGTGGACAAAAGAGAGATTGAGATCACTGGGAATACCAGTGATGCCATGGGATATGCTGAGACTTTGCTACAGACCTACCAATTTCATAAAATCATGAAAG AAAAaaaagaaatttgtcttggctTCCTTTTTGGACGTTGCTTTGAAGGAG ATGTGTGTATGGGTGTCCATTCTACTATGCCATATCAATGGGAGGTGGAGAATGGACTTGGTTGGTCATGTATCCCAGAGAATGAGGGCATTGAGAGAGACTACTGTGACCCAGCAAAGACCGAGAG CCATGGAACACCACCGGTGAATTTTATCCTCATGATCCGCGGTCACAGCAAAGTTCGGCGACTTGCTACGGTTTCCTCCCTGGACCAACCAGAAGCTGTCCTTGCTACCAAGTGGGCTTGgtactgggaaggagaggaggaatgctGGAATGCATTTTGGTCATCA ACTATGGAGGACCTAGAGAGGGTGTACAGTGATCCCTCTCTTGGCTCAGTGTTTGAGTTCACTGCTGGACGACACACCTATGAAGTCAATTTGGAAG ACATGATCCAGAGTAACAGGAGCTCACACACCCAAAGACTGATAAGAAGACGTCCGATCTTCAACTCTGCCATAGATGTTCAGAGAGCAATTTG CATGTCTAATACCAACACTTCGATTGTGCCACCTTACTGGGACCAGTCTCGATTGCCTGGGAACGGCTTTGAG ATGGTTTTGTTGCCAAGCTCAACAGCTGAACACAAAGACATTAAGGCCCGTTTTGAGAAAACCGCTGTGGGGTTTCACATACTCACCATTGAGAGAGTACAAAACCTTTACCAATGGAACTTCTATGAGCT GCAAAGAGATCAGATGAAATCCTCAGGGACACGTATCATGGAGAAACAGCTTTTCCATGGAACGGTCTCTGAACATGTTGACAGAATTTGCAAAGACAACTTTGACTGGAGAGTATGTGGAAACAATGACATTCCCTATGGAAAAG GAAATTACTTTGCCAGGGATGCTAGTTACTATACCAGCCAGTCCGGAGTGAGGTCCATGTTTGTTTGTCGTGTGCTGGTTGGAGACTACACTGTGGGAAACTCCAGCTGTCTGACACCACCTCTTAAAGAAACAGGAGGATCCATCGCCTATGACAGCTGTGTGGACAACATCCAAGAGCCGCATGTGTTCGTAGTTTTTAAAAAGTCTCAGATTTACCCTGAATACCTTATAAAGTTTTAA